One Vigna unguiculata cultivar IT97K-499-35 chromosome 11, ASM411807v1, whole genome shotgun sequence DNA window includes the following coding sequences:
- the LOC114170209 gene encoding protein MAIN-LIKE 2-like, producing the protein MPPKVGSTLAASLCEDDEDDDEEQEIDNDDAGFSGGPSNISLLTQYQDHVAWIIWDGQDRVVKVVSHIKKVKKLGPPHPSVLPFVVASGLSPLCDILYEGCTIFANKSATYVRTHYLELFRDLPTCRTYAWGVVALVYLYEQLGDANFANTKQVAGYLPLLQLNEMLFDTGLDIRALPTLRRKQLRDTYVETEPRVRHYIIGRATSVIADVRVQLDALTYDGVIWNPYGAHWASRPLVVSAMFYGYLRLGILVHRHLPERVLRQFGFMQPIP; encoded by the exons GATGAGGAGCAGGAGATTGATAACGATGATGCAGGATTTTCAGGTGGTCCCTCTAATATATCTTTATTGACCCAGTACCAAGATCATGTTGCATGGATCATATGGGATGGTCAG gATCGAGTTGTGAAAGTAGTCTCTcatattaaaaaagtgaaaaaattaggACCTCCTCACCCTTCTGTTCTCCCCTTTGTGGTAGCTTCTGGATTATCGCCTTTGTGCGATATTTTATAtgaag GGTGCACGATATTTGCTAATAAAAGTGCCACCTATGTTCGTACCCATTACCTCGAGCTATTTAGAGATCTCCCTACATGTCGTACATATGCTTGGGGAGTTGTTGCTCTTGTCTACTTATATGAGCAGTTAGGAGATGCCAACTTTGCAAATACAAAGCAAGTAGCTGGATATCTACCTCTTCTACAG TTAAACGAAATGTTATTTGATACAGGCTTGGATATACGAGCACTTCCTACATTAAGAAGGAAGCAATTACGGGATACATATGTGGAGACCGAACCTCGTGTAAGACATTATATCATTGGACGCGCTACTTCCGTTATAGCTGATGTTAGAGTCCAGTTGGATGCCTTGACATATGATGGGGTGATTTGGAACCCATATGGAGCACACTGGGCTAGTCGACCACTTGTTGTATCTGCCATGTTTTATGGCTACCTCAGGCTTGGTATCCTCGTACACCGTCATCTGCCGGAGCGTGTGCTGCGACAATTTGGCTTCATGCAGCCTATTCCATGA